ttcgagaaaattgagtttgaaaatttatgaagtatacttgaacttggctAATTTCGGACTGAACAAGACTAAATCATTGACAGGAGGTCATTTTATGTGTAAgaataagtcgaaaatgtagaattaAGAAAATAGAGTTTGAACATATTTATTTAAGAAGTCGAAAACGTAGAATTAAGAAAATAGAGTTTGAacatatttatttaagaatcgACCTAGTACATATgtatgataaattttcaaattattcataATTTTTCTTAGAAACAGCGTTTTGCTAAAAAACTTTACTTCTCGAGTCAATTATTTTGTTTTTGTCCAGTTTGGAAATACTCGTGTTCAGgtatatttgataaattttcaaattcaattttctcgaaaactaaaCAGAGagtgaacaaattttattctatatctttttcttgtttttccaTAAGGAATCACATTGTGCTTACTTTTACATGTTATTTGGActgatgtatatatgtatatgtgtaatattattatattcaccTTTTTATTCTAAGTCTTCAAAAATACATTGACTCTTACGAAATGTTAAAGTGCATGTCAGTTCATACAACTATTGTTATGTACTGTCTACGTATTTCTTAAATAATTATTCCAATTAGTTATTATCTTATTGATTTACTTTAAATctgaataaatatatgtataatcaaTCTGTCTTATAAGTCATTCTTTATCAAacaaatatttaagtatatttatataactGTATTAGGATAATAATAAGGAATAAAAATGTGATACTTTATGcttcttaatattttattttatacatctaAGAAAGGGAATGCCATACCAAGCTTAGAATGTAAGTTAAAATTTaagttaataatattaaatcaaAAACAATGCATTGAATTCTCCTCTAACcattatttatagatatataacatgaaggaaaattatttatttttatttaaataaaatcccgcttatgtttatttatttagtgCCAATAAAATGAACTAAAAAGTaacttttttataatttaaagtaaatacacaattaatttgattaaaaatatcTAGTATTCTCAATATATCTATTTGTAGATAATTGgtcaattataaattttataattaaagttaaagatatttataactaaaatttaaaaaattattaaaaccgACAAGAcacatttgttatttttaataaagtttcattttgtacaaaaaatcgaatattaaaaaattatttgttctatTTATACTTTGCAAGACTGCATGTTTTTATTGCTtagcttttatttttattttaatctaTTTCCTTTTTGTATGAGCTGACTGCACagcattatataaaaatatgaaaacagCAGCCAGAAAGGAAATAGCATacaatgatattttatttttattatactttcTATTTATACAAAATCATCTTTCTGGATGTATATCTTTTTAAACATACACATATGTACAATTACATGCCTTTATGCAATCAGGAAAGTTATTTAAGAAGAAATGTACCAAATATTAACCAAATTGTTTTGGTATCATTGTTTCTAGAAATGAATGCCATAAgatattcattatattattttctcatGAAATATATGTCACATTctggaaatttttcaaattgatttagattaaataaattaacacCGATAACAACTCTATTATAATTGGGGGTTGTATTAATTCGGTGTTACAGACGGTCGATTGCCCCCTCTAGAATCATCTTCTGAGTGTGATTCTAACGTGGACAGTGAAGTGTCGTCCCATTCGCTTCATTATCAGACAGGTTGGTTATTTTTTCTTCTACATATCTTTCCTGGCTGTCCTTTATTTAATTCTGTGCGCAATCCTAGCCATTGTCCTTTCATTTTAATGAAGATAATGTTAGGAGAGTAAATTAGAACTATTAGTCTGAAGAACTTAAAATTTTATTCCTTTCGTCCTTATACATATTACCtgatgtaatactatatatgatttaatattttgtatgaTTGCTTGGTGTGGCATCCTTGCTTATGGGATTTTTAGTtctgtttataaatatatataggtTTATCTGTATATAcccaataatataaataatcatTATAATTGTTAAAAAGCCATTCAGATTTATGTTTACCTTTTCTATGTGCCatcatttaaaataaatgacTTTTAGTACCTCTATTTAGTAAAGAATTGTTTTATATGAAATATGCTTAGCTAGATGTGTATTGTCTTTATTAATACTGTGTCAGTAATTGAGATTAATGCAATTTACAGTAATTCCTGCTGGAACCATACAAATTGCAACTCAAGGGGAAGGTGTGCCTGGTCTTCATACATTAACTATGAGTAATGCAGCAACTGCAGGTGGAGCTATAGTACAGTATGCACAAGGCCAAGATACACAATTTTTTGTCCCAGGTGCGCGTTTTTTCATAGTTTTTTAacattgaattttttaataactgATATATCTCTgacattttcttttaattttttttttttttaatacaaataatttttgtattcaatagAAGTGTGCGAGTATCCGGAATTATGGATATTCACGAACCtcagattttaattaaaaactttcAGGTCAACTCAATTGTTAAAGAAATTCTGGTACTCGCTTACTTTtagtatttaataataatattaataatatacataaattttcattgacTGATTGtgaataacaaaattaaaaatttgggGAATACAGTCTCTGACAATGTTCCAGCTTACACAGGACATGGTGTTGTAGTAGAAGATGCAGCTAGAAAAAGAGAATTAAGGTTGCTTAAAAATAGGTAAGATTTGAAGGAACTGGAAatacttttaattataattttcgtAACTGTTCTtgtttatacaaatatttaaaaatataaaaatacttttGTTTTTATAGACAAGCAGCCCGCGAGtgtagaaggaaaaagaaagaatatataAAGTGTTTAGAAAACCGTGTCGCGATATTGGAAAATAGAAATCAGACGTTAATAGAAGAACTCAAATCGTTAAAACAGCTATGCGAACCGAAAACTGACTGAGGTTGGTGTTTAATGTTGAAACATTGTATGAAAACTATTAACCTGCTAAAAAATTTGTACATGTCTTCTTTATGTACATTATCCTAAACGTTGTTAGGTAAGCGATGGTGATGTACATGCATTCTTATAAATAAGTGTTTCTGTAACATACTGTATTTAAAATGCGAATATGAAGGCTTGTGAAACTTGCTGTTACTAAAGCGAGAAGCCAAAGGTATATGAGATGCAGAGACAGTAAACTTATAGGCAATATTCTGGAAGTCAATCTATATTTTGGATAAACTTAACAATCATATAAATTTAGGTTATTAACGTTTACATATTCAAAAAATTTGTTGATAACCAGACGATAATATTAACGTTTGGAATATATTCATTTAGATTACAGTAACTATGTGATGTTGAACGGAACTGTTTTATTTACACATAAATATTGTATCCATGTAGTTTCATTCTATTCGAAAAAAAATTTACATTAGTAAAAAAGtgaaaagaattataaaaaacAAGAACACGAGAGTATATTTAGTAgtcaatttataataaataattggtcGCTAAAAATACACATACTTGAGGAAAACGCCTTATACACAATATTTGCTAGTGTAACTTAGAAATTAGATACAGCTACGAATTAAAATCACATAGTTTCTGCATTAAAAAAAAGAGCATAGTTGTTAGACAATAgtttctgtataatttttttccAATTTCTCTATTCTTTTATACTTGAAAGAGACAGGTCCATTAAAAAAGTGCATCTATTAGAGGTGTttgaatgaaaaaataatggGATAGttgtaaatagataaatagaCCGAAATTCTACTACTTTGATCATTGCTGCTGCAATATGTACGTGTATAAAGTGTCGTCtcaatataattttttactttaaataCAAACTTCAGAAATGTATtatgaagaaaaatataatttatacaatGTAGAGAAATGTGCTATAAAAAAGCATTAGGTGAAATGCTCTCGTCttattttactttctatttTAAGATGCCTCAAGTGCAAGAAGGTgaagaatataaatttgtaaaatataaatataaatgtaatatatatctGGAGTGCCTTGAAGATTTCTGTACAGGGTGATTTATAAATGCATGTCAATACTTCAGGTGATGAATCTATGCTAATCTATTTTAATGTATAGATTCACTTTCTGAAGTATTGACATGCATTTATgaatcaccctgtatatatatagtatacaaATAAATACGCGCAAGTGCGctcacatatatacatacatacgtatgtataaaaTTATGTTTTAGGTAAATGTGGGTACATAACAATATTTTTGaattatatattatgttatagctTTACGCCCTGCGTAAAAATCGTACAGTTgctttaaaattgaaatttctattccgatacattttcatattttttaaaattaaataaaacctTTAAATCGCTAGTATAAGCCATAAACTAAATTACATGTCGATACGATTGCATCTATTTCATGTCCCAATAGAAAATAGGAAAATTTGTTACAATCAGATAATTTGCATATtatgttttataatattattaaaaagaaattattttttaatgtcTGACACATACTTATCATCATGCTAGGAATTATTTATCCAATGCATTTTTCCCATAAAATCAATGTTCTGTAATCTAAGTATGAAAACTATTTGATGTATaattttgattgttatatatttataagaaaaatACAATTTCAAATATGAAAGATCCAGTTTGATCATTCAATGATGTAATATAAACTGTTCAACACGTTTAAGAATGATATTGccgattatttgaaattattttattggtgtaattttgtttctttttgattttttataggatatcaaaatattattgtttgtaaaataatttatacaaaaacatatttgtaatattaatttcgtaCTATTTGCATACAtatcatttttttaatattaataatatatattttttaaataaaatccaGATAAAATTTACAGTTACTGATCAGACTGGAAAGATTTGTTGTATAGGTATGATGCGTAATTTGTCAAGTTTATTTGTTATCAAAACTATTCACTCTGATAATAGAAAACAAATACAGTTATAATCTTCGTACATGCTTAATATATCATTTGTAATTGAATACTTTTATTGCAAATTATATCGTTTCCGAATTATTCTCTGTAAATTGAAAGTACAATGTACTTATAGTGActtgttataaaataaaaacgatTCGCTATAAGTTTCTTTTCTCCTACAGATTTAGATTTGGTTTAATTTAGGCAAAGTAATACTGTACACATTTTCATCTGTGTTTTAATGTTAATTATatgtatgatatatgtatatcttgatTGCTGCACCGATGATATGAAATATTGTATATagataatatatgtatttttgcatatcatttgtttttgaaaaatataattcataAACCTCTTTAAAGATActgttattttattacaaagACATAGAAAACAATTGAAATAAAACAgattgaaaattaactatttagatatttaatcagatattaaataaacagaaatatatattttaaaaaatagtatttattatatgtacagtTACTTTCTTGTTAAAAGTACAAATTAGATAATACTGCTTTAGTGGATTATCTTCTCatctaaaatatgaaaaatattataaaatacatgTCTTAAACATATTAAGTTTAAAAATTAGGTTTAAAAATTCAGTTGGTAGTGCATGTAATGAATAATCATGAACTCATATGTGAGTGATCAAATCatcatatatattaaaattcttAATACAAATCTTATACGGaagtaataataatactaaCCATATCGCAATAACTTTTTGTAAGTATTATATCTTCATTCAGTAATCTGAAATCAATATaactaaattaaatttttattaacaattataatATATGTTTACTTAAAACAAATGATTCAGTTGGTAGTGCATGTACCAAATAATCATGGACTCATGAGTGACAAAGTCATCATATATTAAAATTCTTAATACAAATCTTATAAAGaagtaataataatactaaCCATATTGCAATAACTCTTTGTAAGTATTATATCTTCATTCAATAACCTGAAATCAATATaactaaattaaatttttattaacaattacaaTATTTGTTTACTTAAATCAAATGATTCAGTTGGTAGTGCATGTACCAAATAATCATGGAATCTTATACAGTGGTTAATGATTCATCATATAGACTCTTATATTACTGCaaataagaataagaaaaaaaaacagtacATACTACTTCATTTTTCCTTGATATTCTTTGATTAACCATTAGGAAGTTTCAATGATCCTCCTGGAAATAAATTGTTACAAAgttcaaaaatatttatttagaattttCATAAATACGAAGAATTGACTGATTAAAATACCATTGCATAATAACGATAATTCATTATTACAGATGTTTTTAGATTACAAAATCTTGAAAGAAAtgcaaatttgtaaat
This portion of the Bombus affinis isolate iyBomAffi1 chromosome 1, iyBomAffi1.2, whole genome shotgun sequence genome encodes:
- the LOC126914698 gene encoding cyclic AMP-responsive element-binding protein 1 isoform X9 — encoded protein: MESMVEENGSAVDPLSTGSQSGDAAPAIATSVQSVIQPNQQSVIQTATNIQPVAISKGNVILVSKPNSVIQTAQASLQTLQVVETGSDDSFSDSEESPEQRGGILTRRPSYKKILNDLGGGEITDGRLPPLESSSECDSNVDSEVSSHSLHYQTVIPAGTIQIATQGEGVPGLHTLTMSNAATAGGAIVQYAQGQDTQFFVPGHGVVVEDAARKRELRLLKNRQAARECRRKKKEYIKCLENRVAILENRNQTLIEELKSLKQLCEPKTD
- the LOC126914698 gene encoding cyclic AMP-responsive element-binding protein 1 isoform X10, which translates into the protein MESMVEENGSAVDPLSTGSQSGDAAPAIATSVQSVIQPNQQSVIQTATNIQPVAISKGNVILVSKPNSVIQTAQASLQTLQVVETGSDDSFSDSEESPEQRGGILTRRPSYKKILNDLGGGEITVIPAGTIQIATQGEGVPGLHTLTMSNAATAGGAIVQYAQGQDTQFFVPVSDNVPAYTGHGVVVEDAARKRELRLLKNRQAARECRRKKKEYIKCLENRVAILENRNQTLIEELKSLKQLCEPKTD
- the LOC126914698 gene encoding cyclic AMP-responsive element-binding protein 1 isoform X5, which codes for MESMVEENGSAVDPLSTGSQSGDAAPAIATSVQSVIQPNQQSVIQTATNIQPVAISKGNVILVSKPNSVIQTAQASLQTLQVVETGSDDSFSDSEESPEQRGGILTRRPSYKKILNDLGGGEITDGRLPPLESSSECDSNVDSEVSSHSLHYQTVIPAGTIQIATQGEGVPGLHTLTMSNAATAGGAIVQYAQGQDTQFFVPVSDNVPAYTGHGVVVEDAARKRELRLLKNRQAARECRRKKKEYIKCLENRVAILENRNQTLIEELKSLKQLCEPKTD
- the LOC126914698 gene encoding cyclic AMP-responsive element-binding protein 1 isoform X1, encoding MESMVEENGSAVDPLSTGSQSGDAAPAIATSVQSLNRTQQQTHHLVASTSIVQLTLPTSGATQVQSVIQPNQQSVIQTATNIQPVAISKGNVILVSKPNSVIQTAQASLQTLQVVETGSDDSFSDSEESPEQRGGILTRRPSYKKILNDLGGGEITDGRLPPLESSSECDSNVDSEVSSHSLHYQTVIPAGTIQIATQGEGVPGLHTLTMSNAATAGGAIVQYAQGQDTQFFVPVSDNVPAYTGHGVVVEDAARKRELRLLKNRQAARECRRKKKEYIKCLENRVAILENRNQTLIEELKSLKQLCEPKTD
- the LOC126914698 gene encoding cyclic AMP-responsive element-binding protein 1 isoform X7 is translated as MESMVEENGSAVDPLSTGSQSGDAAPAIATSVQSVIQPNQQSVIQTATNIQPVAISKGNVILVSKPNSVIQTAQASLQTLQVVETGSDDSFSDSEESPEQRGGILTRRPSYKKILNDLGGGEITDGRLPPLESSSECDSNVDSEVSSHSLHYQTVIPAGTIQIATQGEGVPGLHTLTMSNAATAGGAIVQYAQGQDTQFFVPAYTGHGVVVEDAARKRELRLLKNRQAARECRRKKKEYIKCLENRVAILENRNQTLIEELKSLKQLCEPKTD